The Hugenholtzia roseola DSM 9546 DNA window TAGTTTTGCGACCTACGCTCTGCCGCACTTTGCTCGACTTGCGACAACTTTTGCGCCCCAAAATAGGCATCATACAGTTGCCATTCCTGCTGCCAAGCCGCCAAGTCCCAACGCGCATCTCTGTCTTGAAGGGCTTTGAAAAGAGCCTCGATAGACGCAAAAGAAGGCGAATACGCCGTATCCTTATTACGCGCCTTTTCCCAAAAATGGGAAGTCTGCTTTTGTGCCAAAAAATCTTTGCGCAGGCTATCCAAATAGAGTTGAAGGCTCGTTAGGTCGTCGTAATAAATCCAGTCGTTTTTGATTTTTGCAGGAATATCTGCCAAAGGAATCCTTTTGAGGCGTATGGTTTGCCCCTGCCACTGCCAAAGGGTTTCATATTGTGCCTGCTTTTTAAAAAACGAAGTGCTATTTTCTTGTGCTTTTAAAAAAGGCATCAGAAAACAGATAAGAAAAATGAAAATAAGTTTTGCTTTCATAAAATTAAGAAACTTGTATAAAAGGATACAACGAAAAAGCGATAGGCTTTGCAGCAAAACCGATTTTGGTTGCTGCCCAGACCGATTTAAAAAGTTCGGAGTGGCGGTAAGTGTCCAAATCTTGCGCCTGCTGCCAATGGCTATAAGTCGTAAAAATGGCGGGATTGTCGGCATCTTGCAGGAGTTCTAAGTGCAGACAGCCTTGAAAATGGCGGATTGCATTTTTATTGGTTTCGAAATTTGCCAAAAAAGTAGGCACAAAATCAGGACGAAATTCCATGCGGACGATACGAACAAGCATCAGATAGGAAAGGTTAGGATTTAGGGAATTGGTATGCTACTATTAGTATTCGAGTTTGCGAATGGCATCAAAATAAGAAACCGAAAAAGGGACTAAGTCGTTGAAATTGAGCTTTTTGGTATCAAACTGAAGCTGCGGATACATCTCCTTCTGACTGCGTACAATTTCTTTGAGGTAGTCTTGAATTTGCTTTTTATGCAATTTTTCGCCCTGCCAAAAGATGTTTTTTCCCCCCAAAGCCACAAAATAATCCGTATTGATGATGCGAATATAAAGGTGCAAAAAACGGCGGTGCGGTGCAGGCATGCCAAAATTGAAAAAGGCATATAGGGCGGCATATTCTAAAATAAGCGGCACAAAATGGTCTAATTTGTTATCTAAATACCAAAAAACGGCTTGTAATTGTGCCGTCAGATGGGCATTGATTTCTGTTAAGTCGGCAGGTTTGGCAATTCCGAAAGTAGCCTTTGTCGCATAGAAATTCTTGACCATCTGTTTTTCCGAAAATTCGGCAAGTTGGGTCAAGATTTTTTGTAGAGCCTGATTTTTTGCTGCAATGGGCAAATTGTCCTCACTAAAAAACTGCAAATGCGCCGTTTCTATCAGGTTTAAAATATCACCTTCGGGCAGAGTCAGGTAGTCTATGCGGTACAAAACAGTGAGGTAGTAAAAAGAAACTAAGGCTTCTAATTTTGCCAACGCGCCTTCCTGACAGGCGTGCAGGGCTTCGTGTGTCCATTTTTTTACAAAATACGACTTGTTATCAATCTCATTTTGCGGCAATTCGCCCACATGAGAATCGGCAATCGGGGCAA harbors:
- a CDS encoding putative quinol monooxygenase, with protein sequence MLVRIVRMEFRPDFVPTFLANFETNKNAIRHFQGCLHLELLQDADNPAIFTTYSHWQQAQDLDTYRHSELFKSVWAATKIGFAAKPIAFSLYPFIQVS